From one Cyanobacteria bacterium GSL.Bin1 genomic stretch:
- a CDS encoding glycosyltransferase family 4 protein — MKPQRICLTTLEFPPDVGGVGESVYRIAQMLKAIGYEVHVAVFHSKQRKDDTLQRSRCVSQEQNGILVHRLFPAIRSETPIIQDFLSEVYFLLEQLHHQF, encoded by the coding sequence ATGAAACCGCAACGCATTTGCCTGACCACCTTAGAATTTCCCCCTGATGTCGGGGGGGTCGGAGAATCTGTGTATCGCATTGCCCAAATGCTCAAAGCCATTGGCTATGAGGTTCACGTTGCTGTCTTTCATTCTAAACAACGTAAAGATGATACCTTGCAGCGATCGCGCTGTGTCTCCCAAGAACAAAACGGAATTTTAGTCCATCGTCTGTTCCCCGCCATCCGCTCCGAAACCCCAATTATCCAAGATTTTCTCAGTGAAGTCTATTTTCTGCTGGAACAACTGCATCATCAATTT